In Methanomicrobiales archaeon, the following are encoded in one genomic region:
- a CDS encoding adenosylhomocysteinase — protein MQSGRLKIEWARQYMPVLATIRREFEEEQPFSGLTIGMALHVEAKTAVLVETLAAGGAEVRITGCNPLSTQDDVSEALNGVPGVRSYARRGATVEEYYRAIDRVLDARPQITIDDGMDLIHVLHTRRTEILEGVIGGSEETTTGVHRLRAMAKDGVLRFPVVAVNDTPMKRHFDNVHGTGESALSAVMITTNVLMAGRSLVVAGYGFCGRGLATKAAGLGARVIVTEIDPRKALQAHMEGHAVMSMDEAAAIGDLFITATGNRGVITERHFRRMQDGAILANAGHFNVEVDVEWLEKHADSIVRREGIDTYILDGKAIHLLAEGRLVNLASPKGMGHPIEVMDLSFSLQALSTRYMAETGRSLAPGVYDVPAEIDERVADLKLAALGLSIDRLTPEQAEYLRSWEIGT, from the coding sequence ATGCAATCGGGAAGGCTGAAGATCGAGTGGGCGCGCCAGTACATGCCGGTGCTGGCGACCATCCGCCGCGAGTTCGAGGAGGAGCAGCCGTTCTCCGGCTTGACGATCGGGATGGCGCTGCACGTGGAGGCCAAGACCGCGGTGCTGGTGGAGACGCTGGCAGCGGGGGGTGCGGAGGTGCGCATCACCGGCTGCAACCCGCTCTCGACGCAGGACGACGTCTCCGAGGCGCTGAACGGCGTGCCCGGCGTACGCTCCTACGCGCGACGGGGCGCCACGGTGGAGGAGTACTACCGGGCGATCGACCGCGTCCTGGACGCCCGCCCGCAGATCACGATCGACGACGGCATGGACCTGATCCACGTCCTCCACACCCGGCGGACCGAGATCCTGGAAGGGGTGATCGGTGGGAGCGAGGAGACCACGACGGGGGTTCACCGTCTGCGGGCGATGGCAAAGGACGGCGTGCTGCGGTTTCCGGTGGTCGCCGTGAACGACACCCCCATGAAGCGCCACTTCGACAACGTTCACGGCACGGGCGAGAGCGCGCTCTCCGCGGTGATGATCACGACGAACGTGCTCATGGCCGGAAGAAGCCTCGTGGTCGCCGGCTACGGGTTCTGCGGCCGCGGTCTCGCCACCAAGGCCGCAGGGCTCGGGGCGCGGGTGATCGTCACCGAGATCGATCCCCGAAAGGCGCTGCAGGCGCACATGGAGGGGCATGCGGTGATGAGCATGGACGAGGCGGCGGCGATCGGGGACCTCTTCATCACGGCGACGGGCAACCGGGGCGTCATCACGGAGCGCCACTTCCGCCGCATGCAGGACGGCGCCATCCTGGCGAATGCCGGCCACTTCAACGTGGAGGTGGATGTCGAATGGCTGGAGAAGCATGCCGATTCCATCGTGCGCCGCGAGGGTATCGACACCTACATCCTGGACGGGAAGGCGATCCACCTCCTCGCCGAAGGGCGGCTCGTCAACCTGGCGTCCCCGAAGGGCATGGGCCACCCGATCGAGGTGATGGATCTCTCCTTCTCCCTGCAGGCGCTCTCCACCCGCTACATGGCAGAGACGGGCCGTTCACTCGCACCCGGCGTCTACGACGTGCCGGCGGAGATCGACGAGCGGGTGGCGGACCTGAAGCTCGCGGCGCTCGGGCTCTCGATCGACCGCCTGACTCCCGAACAGGCGGAGTACCTGCGGAGCTGGGAGATCGGGACGTAG
- a CDS encoding phenylalanine--tRNA ligase subunit alpha, which produces MTDELTPNERRLLATLAPLREADADVLAEMMGATPEAVVQYGQLAGTRGLVRVEREAETRYVLTEEGKQYREKGLPERQLLESFPESIDIRELQRHPLARIGIGWLRKKGWAVIRDGRVEKCGQAPPGEDELALQNPGRGGSGIGELLKRGLLQEQVAVRHRLSITPEGEALVARGIEAREEVGTLTREEIVSGSWTGKRLRRYNVTTLPKRIYPGKIHPYQHLLTEMRSILLGMGFTEIQGGLVQSAFWNFDALFQPQDHPAREMQDTFYIDCRMPLPPGYERVRDMHEFGGGTSSTGWGGTWSEEKAEQCLLRTHTTSLTIRYLRDHPHPPAKVFAIGRVYRREAIDPTHLPEFEQLEGIVMDEGVNFTHLLGYLREFYGRMGFEKVRFRPGYFPYTEPSVEPEVYVDGLGWVELGGAGVFREEVTAPFGIEHPVLAWGLGVSRLAMLRLGLKDLRILYRSDIEWIRETPILPSGSPGAHP; this is translated from the coding sequence ATGACCGACGAACTCACGCCGAACGAAAGAAGGCTGCTCGCGACCCTCGCACCCCTCCGGGAGGCGGATGCGGATGTGCTCGCGGAGATGATGGGGGCCACGCCGGAGGCGGTGGTGCAGTACGGTCAGCTCGCCGGGACGCGGGGGCTCGTCCGCGTCGAGCGGGAGGCAGAGACCCGCTACGTGCTGACGGAGGAGGGGAAGCAGTACCGCGAGAAGGGGCTGCCCGAGCGGCAGCTGCTGGAGTCGTTCCCGGAGAGCATCGACATCCGCGAGCTCCAGAGGCACCCCCTGGCACGGATCGGCATCGGGTGGCTTCGGAAGAAGGGCTGGGCGGTGATCCGGGACGGGCGGGTGGAGAAGTGCGGGCAGGCGCCGCCCGGCGAGGACGAGCTGGCCCTCCAGAACCCGGGGCGCGGGGGCAGCGGGATCGGGGAACTCCTGAAGCGGGGGCTGCTCCAGGAGCAGGTGGCGGTACGCCACCGTCTCTCCATCACGCCGGAGGGGGAGGCGCTGGTCGCACGGGGCATCGAGGCGCGGGAGGAGGTCGGGACTCTGACCCGCGAGGAGATCGTCTCCGGCTCCTGGACGGGAAAGAGGCTCCGGCGCTACAACGTGACCACGCTCCCGAAGCGGATCTACCCGGGCAAGATCCATCCCTACCAGCACCTCCTGACCGAGATGCGCTCCATCCTGCTGGGGATGGGCTTCACCGAGATCCAGGGCGGGCTCGTCCAGTCCGCGTTCTGGAACTTCGACGCCCTCTTCCAGCCGCAGGATCACCCCGCCCGCGAGATGCAGGACACCTTCTACATCGACTGCCGCATGCCGCTCCCGCCCGGGTACGAGCGGGTGCGCGACATGCATGAATTCGGCGGCGGCACCTCCTCGACGGGCTGGGGCGGCACCTGGAGCGAGGAGAAGGCGGAGCAGTGCCTGCTCCGCACCCATACCACGTCGCTCACCATCCGCTACCTGCGGGACCATCCGCATCCGCCGGCGAAGGTCTTCGCCATCGGGCGGGTCTACCGCCGGGAGGCGATCGATCCCACCCACCTGCCCGAGTTCGAGCAGCTCGAGGGAATCGTCATGGACGAAGGCGTGAACTTCACCCATCTCCTCGGCTACCTGCGGGAGTTCTACGGGCGGATGGGCTTTGAGAAGGTGCGCTTCCGCCCCGGCTACTTCCCCTACACAGAACCGAGCGTCGAACCTGAGGTCTACGTGGACGGGCTGGGCTGGGTGGAGCTCGGCGGCGCCGGGGTCTTCCGTGAGGAGGTGACCGCCCCCTTCGGCATCGAGCATCCCGTGCTCGCCTGGGGTCTCGGTGTGAGCCGGCTTGCGATGCTGCGCCTGGGCCTGAAAGACCTGCGGATCCTCTACCGCAGCGACATCGAGTGGATACGCGAGACCCCGATCCTGCCCTCCGGTTCGCCCGGCGCCCATCCGTAG
- the hisF gene encoding imidazole glycerol phosphate synthase subunit HisF — protein sequence MALTRRIIPCLDIKDGRVVKGCHFVDLRDAGDPVELAQRYNEQGADEVVFLDITASREQRGTIIEVIQRAADQLFLPLTVGGGIRSLEDIQQILRAGADKVSINTSAVRDPSLIDRAARRFGTQCVVVAVDVRRNYGKNGSGTPIPLPDGRECWYEVVTYGGSRPTGIDAVAWCREAEERGAGEILLTSMETDGTKAGFDIPVTAAVSDAVTIPVIASGGVGTLEHFYEGFALGKADACLAASVFHYGEFSVRQVKEYLAARGIPVRL from the coding sequence ATGGCACTGACACGGCGCATCATACCCTGCCTGGACATCAAGGACGGGCGGGTGGTCAAGGGCTGCCATTTCGTCGACCTCCGGGACGCCGGGGATCCGGTGGAGCTCGCCCAGCGCTACAACGAGCAGGGAGCGGACGAGGTGGTCTTCCTGGACATCACCGCCAGCAGAGAGCAGCGCGGGACGATCATCGAGGTGATCCAGCGGGCCGCCGATCAGCTCTTCCTCCCGCTCACCGTGGGCGGCGGCATCCGCAGCCTTGAGGATATCCAGCAGATCCTGCGCGCCGGGGCGGACAAGGTATCCATCAACACCAGCGCGGTGCGGGATCCCTCGCTGATCGACCGAGCCGCCCGCCGATTCGGTACGCAGTGCGTGGTGGTCGCGGTGGACGTGCGGCGGAACTACGGGAAGAACGGCAGCGGGACGCCGATCCCCCTCCCCGACGGGCGGGAGTGCTGGTACGAGGTGGTCACCTACGGCGGCAGCCGCCCCACCGGCATCGATGCCGTCGCCTGGTGCCGGGAGGCGGAGGAGCGGGGTGCCGGGGAGATCCTGCTCACCAGCATGGAGACCGACGGCACGAAAGCCGGGTTCGACATTCCCGTCACCGCCGCCGTGTCCGATGCGGTCACGATTCCCGTGATCGCGAGCGGGGGCGTGGGAACGCTGGAGCACTTCTACGAGGGGTTCGCACTCGGGAAGGCGGACGCCTGCCTGGCGGCCAGCGTCTTCCACTACGGCGAGTTCAGCGTGCGGCAGGTCAAGGAGTACCTGGCCGCCCGCGGCATTCCAGTACGGCTCTGA
- the pheT gene encoding phenylalanine--tRNA ligase subunit beta, with translation MPVISLSFRYLEELVGADRETILARLPMMGSDIERIEEDHVDVEFFPNRPDLYSVEGVAHAMRGFLGIEKGLSRYDVRPSGITFIRDESILPIRPYLGSAVIRGVRLDSEAIQSLMGLQEALHWAVGRGRGKMAIGVHDLDTVTPPFRYFASPRTRAFVPLDFDRPMTMEEILNEHPKGRDYAHIVQDFPLFPLIVDAEDHVLSFPPIINGERTRVTEDTRNLLLDTTGTDPRAVTTAVNILCTALAESGARVESVQIDGAAVPDLSPSERVVNLAECNALLGTNLSAAEAAALLEKMRFGAEPLGSDRIRVLVPCYRADIMHDWDIFEDVAIAYGYGAFKPELPPVCTIGARHPATGLQDAVRSILTGLGYLEVMPFTLTSERVMFDAMQRPRSPSAIRLSRPISEEHTIVRTDILPLLLETLTMNRHRELPQRIFAVGDVQESMVTAQKVSAVSIHPSADFTEIYAVADALCRELDLVFAVEESADPAFIGGRRGDIVIRGKIWGSFGEIHPNVLNAFELEYPVAALTLDLRAVLECRGRPGTP, from the coding sequence GTGCCGGTTATCTCGCTTTCGTTCAGGTACCTGGAAGAACTGGTGGGGGCGGACAGGGAGACCATCCTTGCCCGCCTGCCCATGATGGGCTCGGACATCGAGCGGATCGAAGAGGATCATGTGGACGTGGAGTTCTTCCCCAACCGCCCGGACCTCTACAGCGTGGAGGGGGTCGCCCACGCGATGCGGGGATTCCTGGGGATCGAGAAGGGGCTATCCCGCTACGATGTCCGCCCCTCGGGGATCACGTTCATCCGGGACGAGAGCATTCTTCCCATCCGCCCCTACCTCGGTTCGGCGGTGATCCGGGGGGTGCGCCTGGACAGCGAGGCGATCCAGAGCCTGATGGGCCTCCAGGAAGCCCTGCACTGGGCGGTCGGCAGGGGGCGGGGCAAGATGGCGATCGGCGTCCACGATCTGGACACCGTCACCCCGCCGTTCCGCTACTTCGCATCCCCCCGCACCCGCGCCTTCGTGCCCCTCGACTTCGACCGCCCCATGACCATGGAGGAGATCCTGAACGAGCACCCGAAGGGGAGGGATTACGCCCACATTGTGCAGGACTTCCCGCTCTTCCCCCTGATCGTGGACGCGGAAGATCACGTGCTCTCCTTCCCGCCCATCATCAACGGCGAGAGGACGAGGGTGACGGAGGATACAAGAAACCTCCTCCTCGACACCACCGGCACCGACCCCCGCGCGGTGACCACTGCCGTCAATATCCTCTGCACCGCCCTTGCCGAGAGCGGCGCCCGGGTGGAGAGCGTGCAGATCGACGGCGCCGCGGTACCGGATCTCTCCCCGTCGGAGCGTGTCGTGAACCTCGCGGAGTGCAACGCCCTCCTGGGGACGAACCTCTCCGCCGCCGAAGCCGCCGCGCTCCTGGAGAAGATGCGCTTTGGAGCCGAGCCGCTGGGCAGCGACCGCATCCGGGTGCTGGTGCCCTGCTACCGGGCCGACATCATGCACGACTGGGACATCTTCGAGGACGTGGCGATCGCCTACGGGTATGGCGCTTTCAAGCCCGAACTCCCGCCGGTCTGCACGATAGGAGCGCGGCATCCCGCGACCGGGCTGCAGGACGCCGTGCGGAGCATCCTCACCGGTCTCGGATACCTGGAGGTCATGCCCTTCACGCTGACGAGCGAACGGGTGATGTTCGACGCGATGCAGAGGCCCCGCTCCCCCTCCGCCATCCGCCTCTCCCGCCCGATCAGCGAGGAGCACACCATCGTGCGCACCGACATCCTGCCGCTGCTGCTGGAGACCCTGACCATGAACCGCCACCGCGAACTCCCGCAGCGCATCTTTGCCGTCGGAGACGTCCAGGAGTCCATGGTCACCGCCCAGAAGGTCTCCGCGGTCAGCATCCACCCGTCCGCGGACTTCACCGAGATCTACGCCGTCGCCGATGCCCTCTGCCGGGAGCTCGATCTCGTCTTTGCCGTGGAGGAGTCGGCGGATCCGGCCTTCATCGGCGGTCGCCGGGGCGACATTGTCATCCGGGGGAAGATATGGGGATCGTTTGGAGAGATCCATCCGAACGTGCTGAATGCCTTCGAGCTGGAGTATCCCGTCGCCGCTCTCACCCTGGATCTCAGAGCCGTACTGGAATGCCGCGGGCGGCCAGGTACTCCTTGA
- a CDS encoding TaqI-like C-terminal specificity domain-containing protein, whose translation MPKGAEAVEMHPVFRRLGPWRLGLAADLAAGGGPDRTPVEGGFIPLPDLDGRVWRILSALLVRRWLEERAPHAALLRRRMEADLECRGGGMARIRAIQDELRRLPFRDLDPSFLGSVYERYLASELRIGRDGEPVLRSAGRRRVGGAYYTPPPVVNYILARTLAARVREADRDQVTGIAVLDPACGAGSFLRAAAAVLEGRYRELAEEDEIDVHRAIMERHLYGVDLDPEAVEVARRILLLRAAAAGSDTAAFPRNIRPGNALVERSLEGAVRPFRWEDEFPAVLARGGFDVIVGNPPWVSFGLRGAERCGQAVDAYLRSAYPNSAEYKLSVYALFVERAIRLLRDGGICGFIVPDSFLLGRYFSKLRRHLLDTVRIREIVLVLEDFWREGNAGRSVVIVFEKEPDAAARDANEIALSCCAAPGDLGRTNAAAFRHRQGDYRSLPRTRFRLCFSERNRDLLRRIERGSVPLSGIVSIHTGVRSRIGQRSIVAAEKRGETWRPGLVSGSEIGRYRLRYSGHFLNIDPALLWSGGWDPAVVSREKLLVRQTGDALHAAYDPDGYYHLNNCHAIVLKGGGYLLKYILAILNSRMMNRYYQLVSLERGRAFAQVDMDMLGELPIHPAPLPVQREIAALADRAIASLKEGDGRASPEAQAVLDEVDRAVCRLYDLTDEQIRLVEGAFTLL comes from the coding sequence ATGCCGAAAGGAGCAGAGGCGGTGGAGATGCATCCGGTGTTCAGGAGGCTGGGGCCCTGGCGGCTCGGACTGGCGGCCGATCTCGCTGCCGGCGGGGGACCCGACAGAACCCCCGTGGAGGGGGGCTTCATCCCCCTGCCCGATCTGGACGGCAGGGTGTGGCGCATCCTCTCCGCCCTCCTCGTGCGGCGGTGGCTGGAGGAGCGGGCTCCGCACGCCGCCCTGCTGCGGCGGCGGATGGAGGCGGACCTCGAATGCCGTGGCGGAGGGATGGCGCGGATCCGCGCCATCCAGGATGAACTGCGGCGTCTGCCCTTCCGGGATCTGGATCCCTCATTCCTCGGATCCGTGTACGAGCGCTACCTGGCATCGGAGCTGCGGATCGGGCGGGACGGGGAACCGGTCCTCCGTTCGGCGGGGAGACGCCGCGTCGGCGGCGCCTATTACACCCCGCCGCCCGTGGTGAACTACATCCTCGCACGGACCCTCGCCGCCCGCGTGCGGGAGGCGGACCGGGATCAGGTGACCGGAATCGCCGTCCTGGATCCTGCATGCGGCGCCGGTTCGTTCCTGAGAGCGGCGGCGGCGGTGCTGGAGGGGCGCTACAGGGAGCTGGCCGAGGAGGACGAGATCGACGTTCACCGCGCCATCATGGAGCGTCACCTCTACGGGGTGGACCTGGATCCGGAGGCGGTGGAGGTGGCCCGCCGCATCCTCCTGCTCCGCGCCGCTGCAGCCGGGAGCGACACCGCGGCATTCCCCCGAAACATCCGCCCGGGCAACGCCCTCGTCGAGCGATCTCTGGAGGGCGCCGTCCGACCCTTCCGCTGGGAGGACGAGTTTCCCGCAGTCCTCGCCCGCGGCGGGTTCGACGTGATCGTGGGGAATCCCCCCTGGGTGAGTTTCGGGCTCCGCGGCGCGGAGCGGTGCGGGCAGGCAGTGGACGCCTACCTCCGCTCCGCCTACCCGAACTCCGCGGAGTACAAGCTGAGCGTGTACGCCCTGTTCGTGGAGCGGGCGATCCGCCTGCTCCGGGACGGCGGGATCTGCGGGTTCATCGTCCCGGACAGCTTTCTCCTGGGGCGGTACTTCTCGAAGCTCCGCCGCCACCTGCTGGACACCGTGCGGATCCGTGAGATCGTCCTCGTTCTGGAGGATTTCTGGCGCGAGGGGAACGCCGGGCGGAGCGTCGTCATCGTCTTCGAGAAGGAGCCGGACGCAGCGGCCCGGGATGCGAACGAGATCGCGCTCTCCTGCTGCGCCGCCCCCGGGGATCTCGGCAGGACGAATGCGGCCGCGTTCCGCCACCGCCAGGGGGACTACCGCAGCCTCCCCCGTACCCGCTTCCGCCTCTGCTTCTCGGAGAGGAACCGCGACCTTCTCCGGCGGATCGAGCGCGGATCGGTCCCCCTGTCGGGGATCGTCTCCATCCATACGGGCGTCCGCTCCCGGATCGGCCAGAGGAGCATCGTCGCCGCGGAGAAGCGGGGCGAGACCTGGAGACCCGGGCTCGTCTCGGGGAGCGAGATCGGGCGGTACCGCCTGCGCTACAGCGGTCACTTCCTGAACATCGATCCCGCGCTCCTCTGGTCCGGAGGGTGGGACCCCGCGGTGGTGTCCCGCGAGAAGCTGCTGGTGCGGCAGACCGGGGACGCTCTCCACGCCGCATACGATCCGGACGGCTACTACCACCTCAACAACTGCCATGCGATTGTCCTGAAGGGCGGCGGGTACCTCCTGAAGTACATCCTCGCCATCCTCAACTCGCGGATGATGAACCGCTACTACCAGCTGGTGAGCCTGGAACGCGGGCGGGCGTTCGCGCAGGTCGACATGGACATGCTCGGCGAGCTTCCCATCCACCCGGCGCCGCTTCCGGTCCAGCGGGAGATCGCCGCCCTGGCGGACCGGGCCATCGCTTCCCTGAAGGAGGGTGACGGGCGGGCATCCCCGGAGGCGCAGGCGGTTCTCGATGAGGTGGACAGGGCCGTCTGCCGCCTGTACGATCTCACCGACGAACAGATCCGGCTGGTCGAGGGGGCGTTCACGCTCCTGTGA
- a CDS encoding DNA glycosylase, with amino-acid sequence MPEIALLPGQPFRLDLTLTCGQVFGWVQEGGWWYGLAEGIPLRIRQEPERLIFEGAPERTVRTYFQLDLDLEGVLQTLRTDPLMESAIQRCRGLRIVRQPAWDCLAAYICSTCSSIPMIERRIANLSRRFGEEVEAFGRTFHTFPGAERLAAVDEPSLRECKLGYRASYIRDTAAEIAADPGWAARIGALPCDSARRELMRYPGIGPKAADCILLFAFLKYESFPVDVWIRRIMQRFLPDLPERPVCTADYERIRRFARDYFGDYAGYAQEYLFCLRREIGRDPPWCEASGSPGRE; translated from the coding sequence ATGCCTGAAATCGCCCTCCTGCCCGGCCAGCCGTTCCGCCTCGATCTCACGCTCACCTGCGGGCAGGTGTTCGGCTGGGTGCAGGAGGGCGGCTGGTGGTACGGTCTGGCGGAGGGTATCCCCCTGCGCATCCGCCAGGAGCCGGAGCGGCTGATCTTCGAGGGAGCGCCGGAGCGCACGGTCCGCACCTACTTCCAGCTCGACCTCGACCTGGAGGGGGTGCTCCAGACGCTCCGCACCGATCCCCTGATGGAGAGCGCTATCCAGCGGTGCCGCGGTCTCCGCATCGTCCGCCAGCCCGCATGGGACTGCCTGGCCGCCTACATCTGCTCCACCTGCTCCAGCATCCCGATGATCGAGCGGCGCATCGCGAACCTCTCCCGCCGATTCGGGGAGGAGGTGGAGGCGTTCGGGAGGACCTTCCACACCTTCCCCGGAGCGGAGCGGCTCGCCGCGGTGGACGAACCGTCCCTCCGGGAGTGCAAACTGGGGTACCGGGCATCCTACATCCGGGATACCGCCGCGGAGATCGCGGCCGATCCCGGCTGGGCGGCGCGCATCGGCGCCCTGCCCTGCGATTCGGCACGGAGGGAGCTGATGCGCTACCCCGGCATCGGACCCAAGGCCGCGGACTGCATCCTCCTCTTCGCCTTTCTGAAGTACGAGTCGTTTCCCGTGGACGTCTGGATCCGCCGCATCATGCAGCGCTTCCTGCCGGATCTGCCGGAGCGGCCCGTCTGCACCGCCGACTACGAGCGGATCCGCCGGTTCGCACGGGACTACTTCGGCGACTACGCCGGCTACGCCCAGGAGTACCTCTTCTGCCTGCGCAGGGAGATCGGCAGGGATCCGCCCTGGTGCGAAGCGTCCGGTAGCCCGGGACGGGAATGA